DNA sequence from the Streptomyces cinnabarinus genome:
ACGCCCGTCAGCGGCCCTGGAGTTCCGCCGCCTTCGTCCGTGCGCTGCCGAGCTTGCGGTACATCTGCCAGCCCGGGCACTCCGTGGCGAAACCGTCACGGTGGCCGGAGATCACATTCAGTCGTACGTTCCTACCTTTTGCGTAGAGATTGCCACCTCCGGACTTCAGGTATGTCCTTCCTCGCGGATTGGCGCCGAAGAGACCGAGTTTCCAGGCCGTGAGCCGGGCCACGGCCTTCACGGCGGCGGCCGACGGCTTGGCCGAGGCGTGGCTGCCGAGGAGGGCGATCCCCATGCTGTGCGTGTTGAAACCGAGGGTGTGGGCGCCGAGGACCGGCTTGGCCACGCCACCGGCACGCCCCTCGTAGATGTTTCCGCACTTGTCGACGACGAAGTTGTAGCCGATGTCCCGCCAGCCCATGCTCACCACGTGGTAGCGGTAGATACCGCGGATGGCGGAGGGTGCCTGCGCGCAGGAGTACCCGTTGCCGGACGCCGTGTGGTGGACGAAGGCCGCCTTCACCTTCTTCGTGTAGACGAACTTCCGCTCCCGCCATGACTCGCTCGCGCCCCAGCCGCGGCGGGTGACGATGCGGGGGCGCGGGCCGATGTACGGCCTCGCCTGCTGCTCCGCCGCGAGTTCCGTGTCGCCCACGGCGAGCAGTTCGCGGCGGGTCTCCTCGGCCGTCAGGGCCGGGATCTCCAGGGCGCCCAGGGGGGCCAGTTCCGCGTTGACGGCCGAGGCGGCCGCCGCTTCCGCGGTGAGGTTGTTGGCCGGGGCGTCGGCGCGGGTCATCGGCTGGGGCGGCGCCTCCTCGCCGGGGTCGATCAGTTCCAGGCGCAGGCCCGTGGGGAGGGTGGGGAGCCCCGCCGACTCCGACGGCTCGGCCTTGACGCGCACCTCCACTCCGTCGGAGTCGCCGACCCACAGCGGGGCCGTGGCGCCGCGGACCCGGCCCGAGGCGCGTTCCGCCGTGCCCGGGTCGGCGCCGTGTTCGGCGTTGTGGGTCTCCACGTCCTGCCAGCCGGACCAGGCGCCGGTCGCGGTCGCCCGGGTACGGACCTGGACCCGGCCGTGGAGTTCGGTGTCGGGGTTGTCCCAGACGACGCCGACGAGCGAGAAGCGGCGTACGTCCTTGGGTGGCAGGCCCTGTTCGGGTGCCGCGGGGGTGGCCCTGTTCCGGTTCAGCGGAGCCAGGGGGAAGGACTCGGTGTGGCCCGGGGCCGGTCTGTCGCCGGCTCTCGTGGCCGCATCCGCCGTCGGCGCGGGTCTTGTGTTCGCCGCGACGGCGGATGGGGTCAGCGGAAGCATGAGAGCGGCCGCACAGGTGACACCGATCGAAGAAGCAAGCAATCCACGCATGCCCCTGATGTTGGACATAGTCATACAAATCTGTCCATTGGGGAGTTGACGGGGCGTCGGGCGGTGTTCGGCCGAACCGGTGGTGGGCGCGAGGAGTGCGCGAGGCCGGGCGCGCGTACGCTGACTCGGGTGAATTCCACCGATCGCACCCCTGCCGACCTGCTGCGTTCCGCGCTTGCCGCGGATCCCGGGCGTCCCCTGGTGACCTTCTACGACGATGCCACCGGGGAGCGTGTCGAACTGTCCGTGGCCACCTTCGCCAATTGGGTGGCCAAGACCGCGAATCTGCTCCAAGGGGATCTGGGCGCCGGACCCGGCGACCGGGTGGCCCTGCTGCTGCCCGCGCACTGGCAGACGGCCGTGTGGCTGCTGGCCTGTTCGTCCGTGGGCGTACTGGCGGACGTCGACGGGGACGCGGCGGCGGCCGATGTCGTGGTGAGCGGTCCCGACAGCCTGGACGCGGCCCGCGCGTGCGGCGGCGAGCGGGTGGCGCTCGCGCTGCGTCCGCTGGGCGGGCGTTTCCCGCAGCCGCCGGCCGGGTTCGCGGACTACGCGGTGGAGGTCCCGTCCCAGGGGGACCGGTTCGCACCGTTCTCGCCGGTGGACCCCGAGGAGCCGGCGCTGATCGTCGCCGGGCGGGAGTTCACCGGGGCGGAGGTCGTGGAGCGGGCACGGGACGAGGCGACGGGGCTGGGGCTGACCGGCCCCGGCTCCCGGATCCTGTCCGGGCTCGGGTACGACACCTGGGAGGGGCTCAACGCCGGGCTGTACGGGGCGCTGGCCACCGGCGGCTCGGTGGTGCTGTGCCGGAACCTCGGGGCACTGGACGAGGAGGCGCTGGCCAAGCGGATCGAGAGCGAGCGGGTCACGACCGTGGCCCGCTGACCAAGTCGATCGTGGCGCGCCGACCAGGTCGACCACGGCGCGCTGACCAGGTCGATCGCCGCGCGGCCCGCTTCGCCGCCCCCACCCCCGCCCCGCCCTTCCCTCCACCCCGCCCCCACCCCTCCCGTCCCCCATTCGGCCCACCACCGCTCACCCCCCACCCGCCATCCACGTCATCGTCGTAAGCGAGACCAGGCAGACACACGCCCGCGCGCCATGAGGGGTGGACGTAGACGTGACGAAGACTGTTGGTGGAGCCCGGGCCAGTGGGGTGGGGCTGATACGACGGCGGAGGAGGCGGTGGGTCCGGGGGGTCGGGGCGGGCGTCGGGGTGGTGGTGCTGGGGGCGGTGGTGGCCGGGTGGGCCGTGTACGTGAAGCTCGACGGGAACATCACCCCGGACAGCGCGGCCGCCGAGGAGCTGGCCCGGTACGAGGGAGAGCGGCCGACCTCGCTGGTCAAGAACGCCCAGAACATCCTGCTCATCGGGTCCGACTCCCGGTCCGGCGACGAGAACCGGCGCTACGGGCGGGACTCCGGGACCGAGCGGTCCGACACCACGATCCTGTTGCATCTGGCGGCCGGCCGGCGCAGCGCCACCGCCGTCTCCCTCCCCCGGGATCTGATGGTGGACGTGCCCGCCTGTCTACGGCCCGACGGCAGCCGTTCCGAGCCGATGTTCGCCATGTTCAACTACGCCTTCGAGATGGGCGGTTCGGCGTGCAGCATCCGTACCGTCGAGAAACTCACCGGCGTGCGGATCGACCATCACATGGTCGTCGACTTCCGTGGGTTCAAGGACATGGTCGACGCCGTGGGCGGGGTCGAGGTGTGCCTGAAGTCGCCCATCAATGACAAGGCCGCCAAACTCCGGCTTCCCGCCGGGCGCGTGACGCTCGACGGGGAACAGGCCCTCGGTTTCGTGCGGGCCCGCAAGTCGCTCGGGAACGGAAGTGACACCGACCGGATGGACCGGCAGCAGCGATTCCTCGGTGCGCTGGTCAACAAGGTGCAGAGCAATGACGTACTGCTGAATCCGGTGCGGCTCTATCCCCTGCTCGACGCCGCCACGTCCTCCCTGACCACCGATCCGGATCTTGCCAGTTTGCGAGGCTTGTACCAGCTCGTCCGTGGCGTGCGCGACATCCCCACCGAACGTGTGCAATTTCTGACCGTTCCCCGGGAGTCGTATGTCTACAACTCCAATCGCGACCAGCTGATCGAGCCCGAGGCAGAAAGGCTGTTCGAGCGGCTGCGGACCGACACGCCCGTCGAAGTCAGTCAAAAGGGCCCCGCTCGCGACCCCGACTCCCCCGCCCCCACGTTTCGCGGGAACACCGCCGCCCAGCGCACCTGCGAGTAAAGCGCTCACCAAGGCTCACCGGGGCGACGAACCCCTGTTCAGGGAAATGCTCCGTAATGCCCGGTTGTAGGGGCGTGGAAAATGTCACCGGCGTCGCTCGACGCCGAAGAGGGCGGCTAGTGTGAGCGACCCGGTGCACCCGGCCTCCTGGTCGCGCACTGTTTGACCGAGACCGAGCGCCTGAAGGGGGAAGGCGCCGCGTGGCCCCGACGGAGGATTCGGACAATCGTGGACGCGCAAGGCCGTGGGCGGGCGGACAACATCGATCCCGCAGACCAGTGGGTACTCAACCCGAACACCGGTGAATACGAACTGCGACTGGGCCCTTCCGCAGCGCAGTCGGCCGTGCCGGGCCCCCGCGGCCCCCGCAGAACCGCCTCCCGCACGGCGACGCCCGTGCGCGAGCCGCGTCCCGGACGTGATGTCCCGCCGCCGCGGCGGCGGCGCGGCGTGCCCGAGGAGCCCCTGCCGACCCGGCGCGGACGGCGGCCGGAGAAGAAGTCCAAGGTCAAGAAGTTCCTGTTGTGGACCGGCGGGTCCATGGCCTTTCTGCTGATCGCCACCGCCGGCGCCGGGTATCTCTACCTGGAGCACCTCAACGACAACATCGACTCCGTCCCGGACGACGGCGCGAGCACGGGTGGCTTCAAGAAGGACCAGGCCATCAACATCCTGCTGATCGGCACGGACAAGCGCACCGGCTCCGGCAACGAGGGCTACGGCGACAAGAACAGCGCCGGCCACGCCGACACCACGATCCTGCTGCATGTCTCCAAGGACCGGTCGAACGCCACCGCGCTGAGCATCCCCCGGGACCTGATCGTCGACATCCCGGACTGTCCCACGACGCAGGAGGACGGGTCCAAGGAGGTCATCGCCGGGTCCACCGGCGTCCGCTTCAACACCAGCCTCGGCCAGAGCGGCCGTACGCCCAGCTGCACCATGCGGACGGTGACGGAGCTGACCGGGATCACCCCGGACAACTTCCTGGTCGCCGACTTCAACGCGGTCAAGACGCTGACCAGCGCGGTCGGCGGGGTCGAGGTGTGCCTGGCGAAGGACATCGACGACCCCGACTCGCATCTGAAGCTGTCCAAGGGCACCCACACCATCGAGGGCGAGCAGGCGCTGGCCTTCGTGCGCACCCGGCACTCGGTGGGCTTCGGCGGCGACCTGAGCCGGATCGGCATCCAGCAGCAGTTCCTCGGCTCGCTGATGCGCAAGCTGAAGTCCAACGACACCCTCACCAGCCCGACCAAGATGGTGAAGCTGGCGGAGGCGGGCACCGAGGCGCTCACCGTCGACTCCACGCTCGACAGCATCGGCAAGCTGAAGGACCTCGGTCTTGAGCTGGGCAAGCTCAACACCGAGAACCTGACGTTCACCACGGTTCCGGTGATCGACAACCCGGCCGAGACAGTGAAGGCGACCGTCGTCGTCAACGAGACGACCGCCCCCGAAGTGTTCGACATGATCAAGAACGATGTGTCGTTCACGGAGGTCAAGGCACAGAAGAAGAAGGAGAAGGCCGCCGTCGCCGCCCGCCTCAAGGGCACCAAGGCGGACGCCTCCGAGGTGCGCGTGCGCATCCTCAACGGCGGCGCGGAGTCCGGCAGCGCCCAGGACACGCTGACCTGGCTCCAGACCGAGGAGGGCGTCACCAAGTCCGAGAACGCGGGCAACGCTCCGGAAGCCCTGGCGAAGACGACCCTGGAGTACGCGCCCGAACAGGCCGACCAGGCACGGCGGCTGGCGGACATCCTGGGTCTTTCCGGGGCCGCGATGAAGCCCGGCGAGAGCGTCACCAATTCCCAGGGGCTGCCCACGATGACGCTCACCCTGGGCAAGGACTTCAAGGGTGCCGGGGTCCCGCTCACCGGGTCGTCGTCGGGCAAGACTCCCGAGGGCGTGGACAAGTCCACCGCGGATCAGGTCGAGTGCGCCAAGTGACCTGACCTGACCGGTCAGTTCAGGGAACGCGACCGCTTCGTTCAGGGAAATGGAACGAATTGACCGCTTGTAGGGACACCGGAATCGGTTG
Encoded proteins:
- a CDS encoding TIGR03089 family protein, which produces MNSTDRTPADLLRSALAADPGRPLVTFYDDATGERVELSVATFANWVAKTANLLQGDLGAGPGDRVALLLPAHWQTAVWLLACSSVGVLADVDGDAAAADVVVSGPDSLDAARACGGERVALALRPLGGRFPQPPAGFADYAVEVPSQGDRFAPFSPVDPEEPALIVAGREFTGAEVVERARDEATGLGLTGPGSRILSGLGYDTWEGLNAGLYGALATGGSVVLCRNLGALDEEALAKRIESERVTTVAR
- a CDS encoding LCP family protein — translated: MDAQGRGRADNIDPADQWVLNPNTGEYELRLGPSAAQSAVPGPRGPRRTASRTATPVREPRPGRDVPPPRRRRGVPEEPLPTRRGRRPEKKSKVKKFLLWTGGSMAFLLIATAGAGYLYLEHLNDNIDSVPDDGASTGGFKKDQAINILLIGTDKRTGSGNEGYGDKNSAGHADTTILLHVSKDRSNATALSIPRDLIVDIPDCPTTQEDGSKEVIAGSTGVRFNTSLGQSGRTPSCTMRTVTELTGITPDNFLVADFNAVKTLTSAVGGVEVCLAKDIDDPDSHLKLSKGTHTIEGEQALAFVRTRHSVGFGGDLSRIGIQQQFLGSLMRKLKSNDTLTSPTKMVKLAEAGTEALTVDSTLDSIGKLKDLGLELGKLNTENLTFTTVPVIDNPAETVKATVVVNETTAPEVFDMIKNDVSFTEVKAQKKKEKAAVAARLKGTKADASEVRVRILNGGAESGSAQDTLTWLQTEEGVTKSENAGNAPEALAKTTLEYAPEQADQARRLADILGLSGAAMKPGESVTNSQGLPTMTLTLGKDFKGAGVPLTGSSSGKTPEGVDKSTADQVECAK
- a CDS encoding LCP family protein encodes the protein MTKTVGGARASGVGLIRRRRRRWVRGVGAGVGVVVLGAVVAGWAVYVKLDGNITPDSAAAEELARYEGERPTSLVKNAQNILLIGSDSRSGDENRRYGRDSGTERSDTTILLHLAAGRRSATAVSLPRDLMVDVPACLRPDGSRSEPMFAMFNYAFEMGGSACSIRTVEKLTGVRIDHHMVVDFRGFKDMVDAVGGVEVCLKSPINDKAAKLRLPAGRVTLDGEQALGFVRARKSLGNGSDTDRMDRQQRFLGALVNKVQSNDVLLNPVRLYPLLDAATSSLTTDPDLASLRGLYQLVRGVRDIPTERVQFLTVPRESYVYNSNRDQLIEPEAERLFERLRTDTPVEVSQKGPARDPDSPAPTFRGNTAAQRTCE
- a CDS encoding peptidoglycan recognition protein, whose protein sequence is MRGLLASSIGVTCAAALMLPLTPSAVAANTRPAPTADAATRAGDRPAPGHTESFPLAPLNRNRATPAAPEQGLPPKDVRRFSLVGVVWDNPDTELHGRVQVRTRATATGAWSGWQDVETHNAEHGADPGTAERASGRVRGATAPLWVGDSDGVEVRVKAEPSESAGLPTLPTGLRLELIDPGEEAPPQPMTRADAPANNLTAEAAAASAVNAELAPLGALEIPALTAEETRRELLAVGDTELAAEQQARPYIGPRPRIVTRRGWGASESWRERKFVYTKKVKAAFVHHTASGNGYSCAQAPSAIRGIYRYHVVSMGWRDIGYNFVVDKCGNIYEGRAGGVAKPVLGAHTLGFNTHSMGIALLGSHASAKPSAAAVKAVARLTAWKLGLFGANPRGRTYLKSGGGNLYAKGRNVRLNVISGHRDGFATECPGWQMYRKLGSARTKAAELQGR